In Mycobacterium gallinarum, a single window of DNA contains:
- a CDS encoding SRPBCC family protein: MDFRFRQRMPTVERHIPAPPEVVWNVLVDLDLWPKWGPSIQRAELAEAGPMKLGSRGKVWTAIGVALPFTITEFEENRCWAWEVAGVRATRHEVWPTDGGTRLAFAVRWWAPAYLSVCAVALQRIDGLATDRAAGG; this comes from the coding sequence ATGGACTTTCGCTTCCGGCAGCGCATGCCGACCGTCGAACGGCATATTCCTGCGCCGCCTGAGGTGGTGTGGAACGTTCTTGTCGACCTCGACCTGTGGCCGAAGTGGGGCCCATCGATCCAGCGGGCCGAGCTGGCGGAGGCCGGGCCGATGAAGTTGGGTTCGCGAGGCAAAGTGTGGACGGCGATCGGAGTCGCGCTTCCGTTCACGATCACCGAATTCGAAGAGAACCGCTGCTGGGCGTGGGAGGTGGCCGGCGTACGCGCCACGCGGCATGAAGTGTGGCCGACCGACGGTGGAACACGGTTGGCGTTCGCAGTCCGGTGGTGGGCGCCGGCCTACCTGTCGGTGTGCGCGGTCGCGCTGCAGCGGATCGACGGGCTAGCTACAGACCGCGCCGCCGGCGGCTGA